The Plasmodium brasilianum strain Bolivian I chromosome 14, whole genome shotgun sequence genome contains a region encoding:
- a CDS encoding histone-arginine methyltransferase CARM1 → MEAQNEELKETYKTIEKIIEGAGDEIIIKAKENFENDTSAYSLCDNYKSRRTKNVVIHMFNKNINILYYKEGYRNIIFINFLRLCQLNNLDVKQYHDLFLKYDIFSSIVDKEKYVNIFLKPIINNDKLLWDVNIEDFALYNLPSYSLSNGNQENNDLSIYDENNRNGFLLEEELKVKLNDLVENSSDSDISPFIEEEISISSFYSDSSESLRDDHTVVNQNIEWAKEDNKEEIKSLGTYLENSNSTSTIRDLSTHSEDKINNRKDNTLLLDAASYSGHQEDIITNKNFAVITNKRSVNKIQNIQKDIFLKLSNINLNSLIDTIVAQSKNNKNNRPINTGTMMKNLDEMLIEKFVNTFEKEHEQLNNLHKKIYSMEQVIKYLMSEIAKIDIGKKKGNGKKVSHTSIQDSKEVNQEAEIKETQEAEVTADISDSSDASREEEVRRKRGGHSTCSETKKEIKKQINSKINKRGALTDLDKTYFDSYNYTEIHRTMILDRSRTNCYYEFINKNKQLFENKIVLDIGCGSSIISLFCSDYAKVVVGIDNAEKILSKAKKIVEKNEAKNIYLFQGKLEDNDIYIDEKEKIYYVSKKDDIEHFQKIHNIAQLKILKFDIIISEWMGYFLFYECMINTILYARDIYLKEDGYIFPNKIYLYVAGYNDLEYLNENLLVWDKPMYNKDLSDLKPICEEFMKNAKIINLDKNKISTEIVNYAIINMYTYNKTENLYINTNFDIPIYKDKIVTSLCFYFDCVFETSTFKQNVLNEYNEHCIYLLNDTNDNILTTSVFSAKTHWKQVLLHLYCSNYNIAKISSVNSEKTNYLSGTIYISQANNTSRNVDVLLQIKKNKLINVNEEWTCYYTIE, encoded by the coding sequence atggagGCACAGAACGAGGAGCTAAAAGAAACATATAAAACAATTGAAAAGATTATTGAGGGAGCTGGtgatgaaataataattaaagcTAAAGAAAACTTTGAAAATGATACAAGCGCTTATAGTTTATGTGATAATTACAAAAGTAGAAGAACTAAAAATGTTGTAatacatatgtttaataaaaatattaacatattgtattataaagaaggatatagaaatattatatttattaacttCTTAAGGTTATGccaattaaataatttggaTGTAAAACAATATCATGacctatttttaaaatatgatattttttcctcaattgtagataaggaaaaatatgtaaatatttttttaaaaccaATTATAAATAACGACAAATTGCTGTGGGATGTTAATATAGAAGATTTCGCACTGTATAATTTGCCATCATATAGCTTAAGTAATGGAAACCAGGAGAACAATGATCTTAGTATATATGACGAGAATAATAGAAATGGCTTTCTTTTGGAAGAGgaattaaaagtaaaactCAACGATCTTGTAGAAAATTCTTCTGATAGTGACATATCCCCTTTTATTGAAGAGGAAATTTCTATTTCATCTTTTTATTCAGATAGTTCTGAATCGTTAAGGGATGACCATACTGTTGTTAATCAAAATATAGAATGGGCAAAGGAAGATAATAAAGAAGAGATTAAATCATTAGGAacatatttagaaaatagcAATTCTACTAGTACTATAAGGGACTTATCAACTCATTCagaagataaaataaataataggaAAGATAACACCCTACTTTTGGATGCCGCTTCATACAGTGGTCATCAAGAGGACATAATAacgaataaaaattttgctgtcataacaaataaaagaagtgtgaataaaattcaaaatattcaaaaagatatttttctaaaattgagtaatattaatttaaactCTTTAATAGATACAATTGTAGCTCAGAgcaaaaacaataaaaacaatagACCCATTAATACGGGAACAATGATGAAAAATTTGGACGAGAtgttaatagaaaaatttgtGAATACGTTCGAAAAGGAACATGAGCAGCTAAACAatttacacaaaaaaatatatagcatGGAACaagttattaaatatttgatGAGTGAAATTGCAAAAATTGATataggcaaaaaaaaaggaaatggaaaaaaagtgTCGCATACCAGCATCCAAGATAGCAAAGAAGTGAATCAAGAAgcagaaataaaagaaacaCAGGAAGCAGAAGTTACAGCAGATATATCAGACTCATCTGATGCATCTCGTGAAGAAGAGGTAAGACGGAAGAGGGGAGGTCACTCCACGTGCAGTGAAACTAAGAAagagataaaaaaacaaattaactCTAAAATCAACAAAAGAGGCGCGTTAACAGATTTGGACAAAACTTATTTCGACAGTTATAACTACACCGAAATACACAGAACTATGATTTTAGATAGGAGTAGAACGAATTGCtattatgaatttataaataagaataaacaattatttgaaaataaaatagtgtTAGATATAGGGTGTGGATCCtctataatttctttattctGTTCTGACTATGCTAAGGTTGTTGTAGGAATTGATAATgcggaaaaaatattaagcaAAGCAAAAAAGAtagtagaaaaaaatgaggcaaagaatatttatttatttcaagGTAAATTAGAagataatgatatatatatagatgaaaaggaaaagatatattatgtaaGCAAAAAGGATGACATAGaacattttcaaaaaattcataatattgcacaactgaaaattttaaaatttgatattattatatccGAATGGATgggttattttttattttatgaatgtATGATAAATACTATTTTATATGCTAGAGATATCTATTTAAAAGAAGATGGATATATATTtccaaataaaatatacctCTATGTAGCAGGATATAATGACttagaatatttaaatgaaaatctTTTAGTATGGGATAAACCCATGTACAATAAAGACTTGTCTGATTTAAAGCCTATTTGTGAggaatttatgaaaaatgcaaaaattataaatcttgataagaataaaatatcaaCTGAAATAGTAAATTATGcaattattaatatgtatacgtataataaaacagaaaatttgtatataaataccAATTTTGATATTCCCATATATAAAGATAAGATTGTAACTAGCTtgtgtttttattttgactGTGTTTTTGAAACATCTACATTTAAGCAAAATGTTTTAAACGAATACAATGAGCATTGTATTTACCTTTTGAATGATACAAACGATAACATTTTAACAACAAGTGTGTTCAGTGCAAAAACACATTGGAAGCAGGtacttttacatttatattgttCTAATTACAATATTGCCAAAATTTCATCTGTGAATAGCGAGAAGACAAATTATTTAAGTGGTACTATTTACATATCACAGGCAAATAATACT